GACTGCGCACGGACTGCCGCTTGGCCATGGGACTGCGGTCCGCGGCTACGGTGGCGGCGGCCTTGTGTTTCTTCTATGCCTTCCGCTTGCTGCCTTTTGCCGAGGTGTTCATCTTCATCGGACTGATGCCGCTTCTGGCCGGGCTGATGTCGGCGCCGATCCTGCGCGAGCGGGTGCGTCCCGGCGCCTGGCTGGCGCTGGCGGCGGGTTTTGGTGGGGTGATCTGCGTCTTTCCGGGCGGCCTTTCCAGCCTGACCGCAGGCCACGCGGTGGCGCTGGGGGCCTCTGCGCTGGGGACGCTGTCGATCACCCTGTCACGCTATATCGGTCGGCATGAGCAGAACGTGCTGGCGCAGGTGCTCTATCCCAATCTGGCGCTCAGCCTTGTCATGCTGCCGGTGCTGCCCTTTGTCTGGCTGCCAATGCCAATGGTGGATGTCGTCTGGGCGCTGAGCTATGCCGGTCTGCTGTTCGGGGCGCGTTGGCTGCTGGTGGCGGCGCTAAGACGGTTGCCATCCTATGCGGTGACGCCGCTGATGAACCTGCAATTCGTCTGGATGGTATTGATCGGCGCGCTTGGGTTTGGCGAGGTGCCGGAGCAGAGCACCTGGATGGGGGCTGGGGTGATTGCCGCCTCGGGGATCTATCTTGTCTGGGATCAGCTAACCCCGGGTGGCAATGTCTGGAGTAAGTCGATGATCAATGCGCGGCGGCAGGTCCGGCACCGCGCAGGCGTGGCGATGCGCACGGACCCGTAATCCGGTCGTCGCCTACCAGATCTTTCCGAGGCGTGGAAATATTCTTTAACGATCGGGGCAACGACGCGAGCGTGGCGATGCCCAGATGAGGAGATTTACATCGAGAAGGAGGTGCCGCAGCCGCAGCTGGAGGTGGCATTCGGGTTCTCGATGGTGAAGCGCGCACCGATCAACTCTTCGGTGAAATCGATAACTGCGTTTTCCAGAAACGGCAGCGAAACCGCATCCACCACAACCTTTTCACCGCCGCCTTCGAGCACCAGATCCTCGGGCGTCGGGGTGTCGAGGCCGATCTCATACTGGAAACCGGAACAACCGCCCCCTTCGACGGCGACCCGCAAGGCCTGGCCCTGACCGGCGGCGCCGATCTCGGCGAGGCGCGCAAAGGCGCGTTCTGTGACTTTTGGGGGCAATTGCATATATTTTCTCCCAAATATGTGGTGCCGCGTGCTAACCCATATATAGAAAGTCCTGGGCGGGCGACAAGATTTGCGAAGGATAAAGATCAGAAATGAATGCGCCTTTTGCGACGATGCCAAATCGGAGCCGTGGCCGGTTGGTCGCCGAGGAAGAAAGCTACTTCCGCTCTCCCTTTCAACGGGACCGTGACCGCATCATCCACGCCAGCGCCTTTCGCAGGCTCAAGCACAAGACGCAGGTCTTTGTCGAACACGAAGGTGACAACTACCGCACCCGGCTGACCCATTCGATCGAGGTCGGGCAGGTGGCGCGGACGATTGCCGGGGCGCTGGGGCTCAATCAAGAACTGACCGAGGCGGTCGCGCTGGCGCATGATCTGGGGCACACGCCCTTTGGCCATACGGGCGAGGATGCGCTGCATGCGTTGATGGCACCCTATGGCGGCTTTGATCACAACGCGCAGGCGATCCGCATCGTCACCAGCCTTGAACGCCACTATGCCAATTTCGACGGGCTGAACCTGACTTGGGAAACGCTGGAGGCCATCGCAAAGCATAATGGCCCGGTCACTGGCCCGCTGCCCTGGGCGCTGGCCGAATTCAACGACACCATGGATCTGGAGCTCAGCACCCACGCCAGCGCCGAAGCGCAGGTGGCGGCACTGGCCGATGATATCGCCTATAACAATCACGATTTGCACGACGGGTTGCGGGCAGAGTTGTTTAGCGATGCGGAAATCGCCGATCTGCCCATCGTCGGGTCGGCCTATCGCGAGGTGGACCTGCGCTATCCTGGGCTTGAGCTGAACCGGCGCCGACACGAGGCGCTGCGGCGCGTCTTTGGCGTGATGGTCGAAGATGTAATCGCGACCTCTCGCGGCCTGTTGCAGAAGGCCGGGGTGCAAAGCGTCGAAGATGTGCGCGCGCTGGGCGCGCCGGTAGTGGCCTTTTCCGACGGGTTGTGGAGGGATCTGAAGGAGATCCGTGCGTTCCTGTTCCAGCGCATGTACCGGGCGCCGAAGGTCATGAAGAAACGCGCCGAGGTGGCGCAGGTGGTCGAAGCGTTGTTTCCCTATTTTCTGGCCAACCCCTATCAGATGCCGGAGCGCTGGCACGCCGAGATCCGCGCTGCGGACAGCCAGACCGTTCTTGCGCGTCTGGTGTCGGATTACATCGCGGGCATGACGGACCGGTTTGCGCTGCAGGAACATGACCGGCTGATCCTGGGGAAACCTGTGGCCTAGCGCAGTGGACTGGCGCGCATGAGGGCCGTTCGGGCGTTGCGGACCAGTTTGCGCTGCCCATTGGGGCATGACAGGCCTTGTGGCGGTCGCTGATGGTTGACCCCTGACGCAGGCGTGGGTATCCGCTAGATCAAACCAATAGGACGCCCGATATGAACCTCTTCAACGATATCCGCTCGCTTGTGATCGACAGCCTGAACGCGTTGACCGCCGACGGCACGCTGCCCGAGGGGCTTTCTTTCGACAACGTGGCGGTGGAGCCGCCCCGCGATCCGGCGCATGGGGATATGGCGACCAATGCAGCCATGGTGCTGGCAAAACCAGCCAAGAAAAAGCCGCGCGACATTGCCGAGGCACTGGCGGCACATCTGGCGCAGGATGATCGGATCACCTCTGCCGAAGTGGCTGGTCCGGGCTTTTTGAACCTGCGTCTTGCACCGTCCGTCTGGCAGGGTGTGCTGAGTTCCGTTCTGGCGGATGGCACGGCCTATGGGAAGTCCGAGCTGGGGCAGGGCAAACGGGTCAACGTGGAATATGTTTCCGCCAACCCGACCGGCCCGCTGCACGTGGGGCACACGCGCGGTGCGGTCTTCGGCGACGCGCTGGCCTCGCTGCTGGCCTATGCGGGTTATGACGTCACCCGCGAATATTATATCAACGATGGCGGCGGTCAGGTCGATGTGCTCGCCCGTTCCGTCTACCTGCGCTATCTTGAGGCGCACGGCCAGGAGGTCGCATTCGAGGATGGAACCTATCCCGGCGATTACCTGATCGAGGTCGGCCAGGCGCTGAAGGACAGGGTAGGCGACGCCTATGTCGGCAAAGGCGAAGACGTCTGGCTGCAGGAAGTGCGCAATTTCGCTACCGACGCGATGATGGATCTGATCCGCGAGGATCTGAAGCTGCTCGGCATCGAAATGGATGTCTTCTTCTCCGAGAAATCGCTTTATGGCACCGGCAAGATCGAAGCCGCGCTGGAAAGTCTTGATGCCAAGGGGCTCATCTACCAAGGCGTGCTGGAGCCGCCGAAAGGCAAGAAGCCGGAAGACTGGGAGCCGCGTGAGCAGACCCTCTTCAAATCCACCGAACACGGCGATGACGTGGATCGTCCGGTGAAGAAATCTGATGGCGCCTGGACCTATTTCGCCCCCGATATCGCCTATCACTATGACAAGGTGGAGCGTGGCTTTGACGAGTTGATCGACATCTTTGGCGCCGATCACGGCGGCTATGTGAAGCGCATGAAGGCTGCCGTGTCGGCTCTGT
This genomic stretch from Phaeobacter gallaeciensis harbors:
- a CDS encoding DMT family transporter; this translates as MGLPFALTGAVFAVLYTGFIASADGITKLLAGGYAPAQIYALSGAVVAGLCAATTLMRSGARSLPDGLRTDCRLAMGLRSAATVAAALCFFYAFRLLPFAEVFIFIGLMPLLAGLMSAPILRERVRPGAWLALAAGFGGVICVFPGGLSSLTAGHAVALGASALGTLSITLSRYIGRHEQNVLAQVLYPNLALSLVMLPVLPFVWLPMPMVDVVWALSYAGLLFGARWLLVAALRRLPSYAVTPLMNLQFVWMVLIGALGFGEVPEQSTWMGAGVIAASGIYLVWDQLTPGGNVWSKSMINARRQVRHRAGVAMRTDP
- a CDS encoding HesB/IscA family protein, with the protein product MQLPPKVTERAFARLAEIGAAGQGQALRVAVEGGGCSGFQYEIGLDTPTPEDLVLEGGGEKVVVDAVSLPFLENAVIDFTEELIGARFTIENPNATSSCGCGTSFSM
- a CDS encoding deoxyguanosinetriphosphate triphosphohydrolase → MNAPFATMPNRSRGRLVAEEESYFRSPFQRDRDRIIHASAFRRLKHKTQVFVEHEGDNYRTRLTHSIEVGQVARTIAGALGLNQELTEAVALAHDLGHTPFGHTGEDALHALMAPYGGFDHNAQAIRIVTSLERHYANFDGLNLTWETLEAIAKHNGPVTGPLPWALAEFNDTMDLELSTHASAEAQVAALADDIAYNNHDLHDGLRAELFSDAEIADLPIVGSAYREVDLRYPGLELNRRRHEALRRVFGVMVEDVIATSRGLLQKAGVQSVEDVRALGAPVVAFSDGLWRDLKEIRAFLFQRMYRAPKVMKKRAEVAQVVEALFPYFLANPYQMPERWHAEIRAADSQTVLARLVSDYIAGMTDRFALQEHDRLILGKPVA
- the argS gene encoding arginine--tRNA ligase, which translates into the protein MNLFNDIRSLVIDSLNALTADGTLPEGLSFDNVAVEPPRDPAHGDMATNAAMVLAKPAKKKPRDIAEALAAHLAQDDRITSAEVAGPGFLNLRLAPSVWQGVLSSVLADGTAYGKSELGQGKRVNVEYVSANPTGPLHVGHTRGAVFGDALASLLAYAGYDVTREYYINDGGGQVDVLARSVYLRYLEAHGQEVAFEDGTYPGDYLIEVGQALKDRVGDAYVGKGEDVWLQEVRNFATDAMMDLIREDLKLLGIEMDVFFSEKSLYGTGKIEAALESLDAKGLIYQGVLEPPKGKKPEDWEPREQTLFKSTEHGDDVDRPVKKSDGAWTYFAPDIAYHYDKVERGFDELIDIFGADHGGYVKRMKAAVSALSDGKVPLDIKLCQLVKLFKDGQEFKMSKRAGTFVTLRDVVEAVGPDVTRFMLLTRKNDQGFDFDLDKALEQSKDNPVFYVQYANARICSTLRKAEEAGIASDDAALADADLSLLAAPAQLSVARKLAEWPRLVEIAARSNEPHRVAFYLYDLASDLHGLYHLGKSDKGLRFVNESSQSATHANLALARAVSIVISAGLGILGVTPAEEMR